The DNA window CTTCACCACTCGAAGCTTTTTCAGTGCATTATCTAAGAGGTCTTCTACTTTTAAAAATTCTGGAGCAAGAGACTCTACTTCATTGTAATCATAAGGTGCATCagactataaaaaaaaatacatcaagCATTAGTTTTGAAGGGAAATATGAAACATGGCGTACAAAGCAAGTGAACAAATAGAATTACCTTAATCTCAAGCTTCTCTAAGTTAGGAGAGCTCACAATCAACCAAAGAACAACAGAGACTTCATCCGAACGCCAAAAACATATACCAGGCAGTTCAAGAATTCTAATACATTCAAGAGAAAATTTTCTTGGCATAATTCCATCAATCACGCACTTgaagaaaatacaaaaacacaatttaaaaaaGTAGAATGTGCAAACTAAATCAAGCTCTTCTTGTAAACTAATGAATACCCTAATATGAGAATTTGTGAACTTCAAAAGAACCAATACATAACTGAAACCAAATAGAATAAAATACATGAAAGTTTTGAATAATAGAGGATGGAAAATTGGAAGAATTAAGGTTGATACCTATAGATGACTAGAAGCCAAATCTGGTTGTTTCGTAGAGAGTCAGAGAAAAGCCAAACTTGGTACAATCCAATGGGTATCTACTATGCAGGCTGCTATTTATAGGAAGGATGTCGTCCTCTTCATCCTACTGATATGGCAGATTTGTTACTCTCGAATCTACTGATATGGCAGATTTGTTACTCTCGAATCAGCTGGTTTACCAACAGAAAACGGAGAAAGCTGTGGATGTGTTTCAGCGATGTAAAGTTTTGCTTGGTGAGAAGAACAATCTTCTGGGGACGCAAACTGATCAAAGGGTGAGCATTAGCAGAGTTTGGCAGCCTCCCTAGGATGTGTACATGATGATAAACTCCAATGCAGCTTTTGATGGCTTACTTAACTCAACTGGGATTGAGACTGTTATCCGGAATGAAACAGTCAAGTTATGGCCTCTGCTTGCAGATAACTATAGCAGATGTAAGATGTCGAACAAGACGAGATAAATGCAATTATTCACGGAATGAAGGTTGTAGGGGAGAGGAATTCATGCAATATTTCAAATCATGTTGTATATTTTGATCATCTGCTGCAATAAAATTGAAGCTAATGCTTCAAGGCAAAGACAAGCATAATGTTGAAAAATGATATAATCAGTAAAGCATATGGAGATGGTTTCATGGGAGAGAAATTAATGGCATGACACcttattgaataaatttaacATACGAGTAAACCTTGGGATTGTTACACAGGATTGTAAATTATCCATATTGACATGAAATCAGAAACACAGGATTTCATAATATATCTGCTAATTAATTCACCAAAACAATAGGCATCTAGAAAAAATGGTTTGATTCAAAATTGCAGGCACAATCAACATCAGACGCTTCACTACCATCACTACTAACTTCACCATCATCCTCGGCATCTAAGAATTCAATTTCTGCTTTCTTCGATGAACATTGGAATTGAAGTGTCTCTTTCAAAATCTGAAGCCCTTCCTCAGCAATATTTCCTTTGCGAGGCTGTATAAACATCTTGTCTAGAACTATTGATTCAGCCAATAGAAACTTAATAAATTCGAGTTCAGGTTTTACTTCTTCTGTGTGCAAGATCTTCATCTTCACCACTCGAAGCCTTTTCAGTGCATTATCTAAAAGGTCTTGTACTTCAAGAATTTCTAAAGCAAGAAGCGGCAATTCTATTTCATCCATATATGAAACAAACTAAGCAAAGAAAACATCAAACATTAGTTTTGCTGGGAAACATGAAACATGGCGTACATAGCAAGTAACCAAATAGAAAATTACCCCAATCTCAAGAATCTCTAAGTTAGGAGAGCTCACAATCAAGCAAAGAAGAAACGAGACCTCCTCCGTAAACCTAAAATTTAGTTTAGGCAGTTCAAGAACTCTAAGAAAGCTAAGAGTAGTCGAAAGTTTCCTCGGCATTGTTCCTTCAACCATGTACTTAAGAAAATGTAAGAATATAAAGTAAGAAAGTAGTATTTTCCAGCTAAATGATCAACACagcaaaaaaaacaaaaaataattggCTTACATCAATAAAGTCAGATCCGAGACGCAAGTGCTCGATGAGAGGCAGAGATTCAAAAAACTTGATCCGTTCTTCGGAGGTCTCGTGTCTGCTAAAATCTCCATCAAATATAACTGTTGAAAGATGCTGACAAGTTTTTCTAAAACAAATAGATTTAAAACAACCATAGAACTGAAAGAACTTAAGCTGAGGAAGGTCAATATCAAGGCTATCCATTCTGCTGGTACAGTATTTTATAGAAAGTGTTTCAAGTAATGGGCATTTGGACATGAAAGATTCAAATACATTGGCTTTGAAACGAACCAAGTGGAAGGTAAGAGAAATCAACTTCGGAAATCCTTGAAATGCCAATGGAACTTCGAGTAAACATGAGGACAAGGTCAAGCGCCTCAATGTCACACATGAGAACAAAAATGATGACAATGTATAGGAACCATAAGAAGAAGTTCCAATATGAAAGTAAAATTCATGAACATCTTTCTTGCTCAGGCAATGCATCAAGTGGTCAATCTGGGGATAGCTTTTAACCAATGGAACATGAAACGTAAAATTGATTATGGGTCCACGGTGAAGTAATAGAACTTTATAGATATTAAGAAAGAGTTCACTAATGTTAGGTTTTGCAGCAGAGTATCGTACTGATCTCTCGTAAAAAGCATAGTCAAATACCAATTTGGGAAGATATCTCCAATTGAACCTCCATTTCTTGGACAAGATACTAGTTTTCACTGCTTCATGAATCGGCAGAAAAATTAGAATATTATCTATGATATTACTCGGCAAGTTACTGATTACATCGGAACTTGAGCTGTTCTCAATCTTCTTGGCCGGCTGGTTATCCTGAAAATCAAAAGCAATAGACATAATAGATTCATCATATAACGACTTGTATTTCATGATTCCAACCAGATTACAGAAAAAACGAATAGATTACCATTTTTTATGTCTTCCTTTACTGCAtaacctttatttatttttactgatGCTATATCAATTCCTGTTTCCTGAGCATAAGTTAGACAATTCTAATCAAATTGATAGATTAAAATAATTCTTGCGAAAATtaactcaaacataaaaattaagctCAATAACACCCATTGATTATGGGggaaattgataaatttaacgAGTCTAATCTCAATAACAACCGTTGATAAATTATGCTCTTCTTGCAAAACATCaaattttgtgaaattaaaCATGTGGGTAATGTAAAGAACCAATAAAATAACAACGAAACTTTAGAATAATATTACAGGAATTATGGTTATACCTCTATGGTTGAGTAGATAGTTCAGACTTCAGAAGGTAGAGAAAAGCCAATTCTGCTCGTCATTGTGAATGGGTtctttttagggttttaggtattattttatataagatgtattatgataatattttttttaaaatttattattttatattcaatccgAACTTGTAAGCTAAtaattaacggaattaaaaaaTAAGGAACCTTTACGtaggattttaaaataaaaaatattaaatttttaattatgataaaaCTTAAGGACCTTAAAATAATTTCTTGATAATTTAATTAGCAATGAACAACCTTTCCATTTtcattttatcctttttttcagcagtttacaaaaaaattgtaataaatatataataaatgtgtTCAGATTTTAATGACGATATTACAATTTTACCATCAGTTTAATGATGTAATATGATTAACGTAATGTACGGATAACGTAATAGACTCgatctacctaaaaatttctatCTTTATTCCCATTAAtttgtctttttttcttttttcattgcACATTTTCACTATTATCTTCCCGCTTTGCTTTTTTgctataattttaaatcagattttatatttcaatGATTAATTTTAGTCCCACATCCTTTTGCCTTTAGTTACATTGCCGAAAAAGATGTGATCAAAACGttgttataatatttttttccttctttttgtgatttttaaaaatatatatattattttttatttaactattgATTTGTtaggttaaatgtttgattttttagttGATCTTTTTATAAATCAACGGTTTTGAAATGAGTGGTCGTTCAATAAAGTTTTTATCTTCTTTTTGTACCATTTTTAATATTGCACGTAATATGTTTGATGAAATATACTTCAACATATTTTCGACATACGTTATATAATTAAGGGTAATGTTATAAAGATTCATCAATTTtacacattttataattttaatcacgTCGTTTAAAAATTGTCAGTCTACACCAACTCttactttatttttagattGATATActgttttaaaatcattttaaaattgttatttttgtaCACCAACTAAActttatatatacacacatatatatatatatatatatatatattaatttgtttcCACGCAATGCGCAGGGTTTACTACTTGCGGATAAATAACAATTACAACCAGACTATAAATATGATTGACAATAATTCTTTGAGGAATTTACGtcatatacataattttttcaattttttgcaaaaatagtCTTTCATAATAACATTAGCAAGCGTaccttctttttaatttttggattacATAAATAAGCTATAAATTTATAGAACTGTGAGGTATAGGGGTGtgcacggttcggttcggttcggtgtggAGTATAATTTGCcataaccgaaccaaaccgacccTATTAAAATGAAAACCAAACCATCTACTTTGGTGTatggttttttcggttcggtccaCCGAACCGTCGGTTTAAACCGCTATGTTCGGGCGGTGCaccgaaaaaataaatattaattttttacaaattaaaatgacaattatataactatatatatataaactttttTACATTCATCTATTGCAACATTGTTGCCCCAAAAAATTACATCTTACAATAAAAATGCAGGCCAAAGTGTTTATATGTTGGCTGTACAAAAATTACAAGTAATGTAATCTAACATATTTGTTAAGGCATACCAAAAAATAAGTCCTAAAGTTGCCACAAAAAATGCAACTGATGTAATCTAACAAAGTATATGTTAGTAACTAGTAAGGGTGAGCAAAACTGCCTTTACAAATTATGCATCCAAAAAACTTCTTGCAGCCTCCAAGTGattaaacctgcaaaacagaTTAAACAAAACAGAAAGCAATGAGTTTGGCACaatgtaaatatatttacaaactATGAAGTGTGAAAATTTACAAGAGGCTCAGTCTTCAAATATTATCAGTCATATAAGCTCAACTCTCTTAAAAGGCAACAATTATGTCGCACAGTTAATGGTCAAGCTAATAGCAGACTTTAACAAGTGGAAGCTTTCATCATAGCCAAAAATATAATGATAAATTAGCACAAGACATAGAAGAGAATACACAAACAGATCTCATCAAAATGTCAATTGCTATAAAGGCTCAGATTACAATTTGTCAAGTATAAATACTAAAGACCGTAAAATGGTGGCAACTTTTAGGTGCCTCATCAGTTTATTGTCTATAGTATCAAAACTTAGAAAGTGGAAGCATCATCATGGCCAGATAAGCATAAAGACAGAGAAATCCAACCCAACAGCAACATGCCAACAACTCTAACAATATAAACTTATAAACTATATCTCTATAATGTCAGTGCTAACTTATCATTTAACAAGAGGCATCAAGGCAACTAAGTTAGATAGGATAATTATAGTAGAATATTGGCTTCCAAGTTCCAGCAGGCCAAAGCAGCATACAAGTGTCAAGTATAAAAAGCAAGGACATGAAGACAAACTATTAGGCCAGTATTAGCATTGATTGGTTCTTGAAAACCTGAAAATGAAAGAATATTAAAGAGTTAGTaatcaataaattttcaaaagtaAAACCTAAATGAAACAAAATTGAGAAAGCAGAGGAATTACCTTGTTCAAACTGTTCCAACTCCTCCAAAGACTCCTCAACAGAAACAGGTTTTGTTGGGTCTTTTAGCCAATCCTGGGTGCAGATAAGGGCTTCCACAATTGTAGGAGTCAGACTACTTCTAAAGTCATCTAGAACTCTTCCACCAGTACTAAATGCTGACTCAGAAGCAACTGTGGAGACTGGTACTGCAAGCACATCACGAGCCATCCTAGAGAGGATAGGCAATCTCTCTGAATTTAACTTCCACCATCTGAGAATGTCAAAATTCTCATCATTTGCAACTACTGCCTCACTTAGGTACGTATCCAATTCAGTTTTCTTGCTTCCACCCACACCACCAGTCTCCATCATTTGCTGTAGATACCTTTCTTTCAGCACAGAATTGGCTTGAGAGAGTTGGCCAATTGATTCAGATGACACAATATTCTGGCTACCAGCGGCCTTCTCTTTCGTATATTGCAATTCATAATCATTGAATAATTCATGCAAATCATCCATCACAAATCTGTACAGGAATTTACCTTGATGCACACCATACATTTGAATCAAGGTATACTCCATGTACACAACTCTATCCCTAGGATCCAGAATATTAGCAAAAAATATCAACTTGTTCATTACAGTTGGATCACCccaatatttatcaaatttctGTTTCATTTTAGTGCCCATAGACCTCAAAGACTCGTCACTAGACTTGATCCAATCTTGTAAAATTGTACATAAATCAGAAATCTCATTCAAATGGTTGTTAGAAGTCACATAAAGAGAACCAGAAATTCTCAGagtcattttataaaaacattgtAACATACTACATAACTCCCTCACATTCTCCCAATCAGCAATAGCAGGAACCTCATCACCCAAATCTTTCTTAAAGCTAGACTCTCTTTCCTCATACTCTTCAAAAACTTTTTGATACATAAGAGCAGTATCTAACATAAGATATGTTGAATTCCATCTAGTTGGGACATCTAGACACAAAGAACGCTTACAAACAATTTCAGTTGACTCCTTACATTCCTTAAACTTACTTAACCTAAGAGGTGAGTTTTTTATGTATCTAACAGCCCCTCTAACTTTTTCAAAAGAAGACCCAGACTCTTTCAAACCATCAGACACAACCAGATTAAGAATATGAGCTATGCATCTCATGTGTGCATATTTGCATCTAGCAGGACTACTACCCCAACTcaacatttttttcataaaaaaactcATGGCAGCAGTATTGTTTTCAGCATTATCAAGAGTCACAGAGAAAACATTTTTGAGCCCCCACTCTAGCAAACAGGTTTCTAAAGCTTTGGACAAATATTCACCTTTGTGTCTAGAACAAGGAACAAAAGATATTATCTTTTTGTGAAGCTTCCAATCATTGTCAATAAAATGAACAGTGACACACATGTAGTTAATTCTTTGATTAGAAGTCCATGCATCACTTGTTAGACTCACTCTTTGagtattagtttttaaaaagcTTTTCAGTTTTTGCTTCTCTAATACAAACATGCTATAGCAATCTCTATTAATAGTCCATCTAGATGGCATCCTAAACTTAGGACATGCAATactcattaattttttaaatcccTGTTTCTCAACAAATTTCAGAGGCAACTCATCAACAATAACCATGTATGCAATATCTTGCCTAATTGCTTCCTGATCAAATTTCCAATTAGAAACAGTACACATATCAACACCAGTATTGGGCACCTGCCCCACATTCACAACAGGCTGAAATGATAACAGAGCTTGCCTAGTTTCTAAACTGTGTGGGTGCTTAGTGCATCGAAGCATGTGACCTCTTAAAGTAGATGTGCCATTTTTTTTAGCATGACAATTATATACACGAGCACAGTAGGAACACTTAGCTTGTATGATTACACCATCAGGGTCTTTAATAGGGTTGAAATGGTCCCATACCACTGATCTTTGGTGAGGTTCCTTTCTTTTTTTGGAAGTTGCTTCCACGTCAATATTTTCCCCACCAGCAGCAACAGGATTAGTGTTTGCTTCCACATCCACATTTTGTCCAACAGTGGCAGTTTCTTGTCCATTTAAAGGACCAGATTGTTCATTTATAGGGTCAGGGACAGGTTCCATCTACaacaaaagaaagaagaaaatattaattcaaaaaataatgaaaaatcaactacaacagaaacaaaatcaacTATAATAGGAAAccatcaacaaaaaaaattacctgGTTATCAATGTTTCAGAGCTTCCACTAAAGCCTTCACCCCGATATATTTTCAGAATTTTTCATGAAATAATAAGAAGCAAACAGACGGAGAGAACACTCAATCAGCAAACTAAAGAGAAAtccttttaaaataatacataaatttcattaataaatGAAGAGTCAACAGAGGTTGGAAGGTACAAAGGTTCTATTACCTTAAAATCAAGTCTTTTTGTTATAAAGAACCAGGATCTGCAACAATAACACAAAATCAAAAGCAAAAGTGTAAGATTTcagataaaaatcaaacaatattaaaaaaaatggaaacagATCTATTCTATTACCTTAAACAGATGTATTTCTCCAGAAATCAGCATAAATATCATTGATCCATCCTTTACGAATCAACAACATAACGAGTACAAGAAAAATAAGCCATTAATTTGCTGGAATAGAGTAACAGAGGATGTTACACTGAGAATCGATTGCAGTGCAAGAAAAACGAGTAAAGATCCATGACAAAAGGGCTGCTGATTAATGGTTTTGTGGTAGAGAGAGGAGAGAAGGTGGAggggttagggttttttttgAGAGAAGAAGGGAGCGCAGCGAGTGACTGAGGTGAGTGAAAGTGAGGCAGAAAATTTTTAGGGTTAGGAGGTAATAAAGGGGTATTTATAGTATAGGTTATAATTAGgaaaaacggcgtcgttttttGTCTCGGTTTTTCTCGGTGCGGTTCGGTCACCGAAAGGAAAAACCAAACCAACTCCAGAAACCGATTTTTTCACAGCCTTCAAACCAAACCACTCCATTTAAACCATTCTAACCGCTCCAATGTCAATTTCGGTGTggatcggttcggtttttcggtttgactcggtttttgctcacccctagtgAGGTATCTCATTTTCTCAACAGTGCCATGTACATTTTCATTGTCATAACTAGTCTAGCAAAACTAGCTATAACCCTTACATAAGTATACCATTATTGTTGTGCCATGTTTTTTTTCCCCCAAAAGATAGATTCATAGATGAGATTAAAATATAAGATGAAAGTTATACACAACCAACCATATAAACTTTCAAAACTCTAATCTACCAACAAAATACATATGGAGCTATAAAAAAACAAGTAAAAGATTAATCGAAAAGGAGTAAATCAAGCCGAATTCCGCAAAACTTAAACACGGCGCTTTGTCCGAGACGCGGGGTCTTAATTCATCAAACCCATTCGATTATACCGTAAAACCGCTTGCTCCTTAGCCTCCATCCGCATCTTCAATATGAATCCAATAagatagatttaaaaataacattagaAAGCACCAACACATAATTTAAATCAAAGACAAACAAGAAAAAGACTTCTAATTAAGACCTCAATTTTAGAATTTGAAAAAACCactagataaaattaaaaagttgttTTCAACCCCAAAAAAAACCGCTTTCTCTAAGAAAATAGTTTTTTCAAAAGACCAAAATCAaggattttatttttcttctttttaagtTGAAGATCTTAAAACCGCTTAAGGAACCCAACAACCTTAATCGGGTTAAAGATCATTCCAACCATTTAAGAGGAAAAGAAACTCATAACTCTAGATATTTGAAGAAAGCATAAGTAAAAAACTAGAAGGCGGTTTTCCGTCCCCTAAAAAACCACTTTCTTTAAAGAATTGTTCCTTCAAATCACTAGATTATGAAAGATCTACAAATAAGaaggcttgttgtaaaaataaactaactaaattttattaagaaGTGAagttgaaaaaagaaaaaggagtgGAAGAGgtggttttccggccaaaagCCAAAACCACCTCCTCAAAACAAT is part of the Mercurialis annua linkage group LG3, ddMerAnnu1.2, whole genome shotgun sequence genome and encodes:
- the LOC126671480 gene encoding F-box/FBD/LRR-repeat protein At1g13570-like, with the translated sequence MDNQPAKKIENSSSSDVISNLPSNIIDNILIFLPIHEAVKTSILSKKWRFNWRYLPKLVFDYAFYERSVRYSAAKPNISELFLNIYKVLLLHRGPIINFTFHVPLVKSYPQIDHLMHCLSKKDVHEFYFHIGTSSYGSYTLSSFLFSCVTLRRLTLSSCLLEVPLAFQGFPKLISLTFHLVRFKANVFESFMSKCPLLETLSIKYCTSRMDSLDIDLPQLKFFQFYGCFKSICFRKTCQHLSTVIFDGDFSRHETSEERIKFFESLPLIEHLRLGSDFIDYMVEGTMPRKLSTTLSFLRVLELPKLNFRFTEEVSFLLCLIVSSPNLEILEIGFVSYMDEIELPLLALEILEVQDLLDNALKRLRVVKMKILHTEEVKPELEFIKFLLAESIVLDKMFIQPRKGNIAEEGLQILKETLQFQCSSKKAEIEFLDAEDDGEVSSDGSEASDVDCACNFESNHFF
- the LOC126672840 gene encoding zinc finger BED domain-containing protein RICESLEEPER 3-like; the encoded protein is MEPVPDPINEQSGPLNGQETATVGQNVDVEANTNPVAAGGENIDVEATSKKRKEPHQRSVVWDHFNPIKDPDGVIIQAKCSYCARVYNCHAKKNGTSTLRGHMLRCTKHPHSLETRQALLSFQPVVNVGQVPNTGVDMCTVSNWKFDQEAIRQDIAYMVIVDELPLKFVEKQGFKKLMSIACPKFRMPSRWTINRDCYSMFVLEKQKLKSFLKTNTQRVSLTSDAWTSNQRINYMCVTVHFIDNDWKLHKKIISFVPCSRHKGEYLSKALETCLLEWGLKNVFSVTLDNAENNTAAMSFFMKKMLSWGSSPARCKYAHMRCIAHILNLVVSDGLKESGSSFEKVRGAVRYIKNSPLRLSKFKECKESTEIVCKRSLCLDVPTRWNSTYLMLDTALMYQKVFEEYEERESSFKKDLGDEVPAIADWENVRELCSMLQCFYKMTLRISGSLYVTSNNHLNEISDLCTILQDWIKSSDESLRSMGTKMKQKFDKYWGDPTVMNKLIFFANILDPRDRVVYMEYTLIQMYGVHQGKFLYRFVMDDLHELFNDYELQYTKEKAAGSQNIVSSESIGQLSQANSVLKERYLQQMMETGGVGGSKKTELDTYLSEAVVANDENFDILRWWKLNSERLPILSRMARDVLAVPVSTVASESAFSTGGRVLDDFRSSLTPTIVEALICTQDWLKDPTKPVSVEESLEELEQFEQGFQEPINANTGLIV